A stretch of the Bradyrhizobium arachidis genome encodes the following:
- a CDS encoding alpha/beta fold hydrolase codes for MPHATTRDDVRIYFEEAGSGTPIIFLHEFAADYTNWEPQMRYFSRGHRCITYSARGYTPSDVPPGEVYSYKHFYTDALAVLDHVKIERAHLVGLSMGAYSSLQIGLNAPERAWSMTLAGVGSGSEIENLEVWRKQCRDNAEQFETLGSAEVAKVTREAPSRIPFLVKDPRGHADFYSALARHDSKGSANTMRGFQGGRPSIYTMTDAIRKVPTPALIICGDEDDACVQPSLFLKKHLPAAGLAMFPKSGHVLNLEEPALFNESVERFITLVEAGRWPVRDPRSMPVS; via the coding sequence ATGCCCCACGCCACCACCAGGGATGACGTCCGCATCTATTTTGAAGAGGCGGGCAGCGGGACACCCATCATTTTCCTGCACGAGTTTGCGGCCGACTACACCAATTGGGAGCCGCAGATGCGCTACTTCTCACGCGGCCACCGCTGCATCACCTATTCCGCGCGCGGCTATACGCCCTCAGACGTGCCGCCGGGCGAGGTCTACTCCTACAAGCACTTCTACACCGATGCGCTCGCCGTGCTCGATCATGTCAAGATCGAGCGCGCGCATCTCGTCGGCCTCTCGATGGGCGCCTATTCGTCGCTTCAGATCGGACTGAACGCGCCAGAGCGCGCATGGTCGATGACGCTGGCCGGTGTCGGCTCCGGCTCGGAGATCGAGAACCTCGAGGTCTGGCGCAAGCAGTGCCGCGACAATGCCGAGCAATTCGAAACGTTAGGCTCCGCCGAAGTCGCAAAAGTCACGCGCGAGGCGCCGAGCCGGATTCCCTTTCTGGTCAAGGATCCGCGCGGTCACGCCGATTTCTACTCCGCACTCGCCCGCCACGACTCCAAGGGCTCCGCCAACACCATGCGCGGCTTCCAGGGCGGCCGTCCCTCGATCTACACCATGACCGACGCGATCAGGAAAGTGCCGACACCGGCGCTGATCATCTGCGGCGACGAGGACGACGCTTGCGTGCAGCCGAGCCTGTTCCTGAAGAAGCACCTGCCTGCGGCAGGGCTCGCGATGTTTCCAAAATCCGGCCACGTGCTCAATCTCGAAGAGCCAGCGCTGTTCAACGAAAGCGTCGAGCGTTTCATCACGCTGGTCGAGGCCGGGCGGTGGCCGGTGCGCGATCCGCGGTCGATGCCGGTGAGTTAG
- the mddA gene encoding methanethiol S-methyltransferase has translation MSITMQNGPVQAQTSLAARGLVLAYGVLAYLVFFATFLYAVGFISQLVVPKTIDSGATASTARALVVNLALMSLFAVQHSGMARQGFKRLFTRFASPALERSTYVLLASLTLILLFWQWQPIATVVWHIETPVLAYAATAGSFIGWLIVLYSTFLISHFELFGLTQVVTHFVGRIAEPMKFKTPGLYGLIRHPIYLGFIVAFWSAPTMTLGHLLFAAVTTAYIFVGIWLEERDLVATFGDQYRLYREKVAMLIPGLF, from the coding sequence ATGTCCATCACCATGCAGAACGGGCCGGTCCAGGCCCAAACCTCGCTCGCCGCAAGAGGCCTCGTGCTGGCCTACGGCGTGCTCGCTTATCTCGTCTTCTTCGCCACGTTCCTCTATGCCGTCGGCTTCATTTCGCAGCTCGTCGTGCCGAAGACAATCGACAGCGGCGCGACGGCTTCGACCGCACGGGCTCTCGTCGTCAATCTCGCGCTGATGTCGCTGTTTGCCGTCCAGCACAGCGGAATGGCCCGGCAGGGCTTCAAGAGGCTGTTCACGCGCTTTGCCTCACCTGCGCTCGAACGCAGCACCTATGTATTGCTGGCGAGCCTGACGCTGATCCTGCTGTTCTGGCAGTGGCAGCCGATCGCGACAGTCGTCTGGCATATCGAGACGCCAGTTCTCGCCTATGCCGCGACTGCCGGCAGCTTCATCGGTTGGCTCATCGTGCTCTACAGCACGTTCCTGATCAGCCATTTCGAGCTGTTCGGATTGACGCAGGTCGTCACGCATTTCGTCGGACGAATCGCCGAGCCGATGAAGTTCAAGACACCCGGCCTGTATGGCCTGATCCGGCACCCGATCTATCTCGGCTTCATCGTCGCATTCTGGTCTGCGCCGACCATGACGCTCGGCCATCTGCTGTTCGCGGCTGTGACGACAGCCTATATCTTCGTCGGCATTTGGCTCGAAGAGCGCGATCTGGTGGCGACGTTCGGTGACCAGTACCGGCTCTACCGGGAGAAAGTGGCGATGCTGATCCCGGGCCTGTTCTGA
- a CDS encoding nickel-binding protein: MELYVIRRPSAWANLSELEAAGAKSARIGNEQMSDRVRWIRSYVVHEADGRIGTFCIYEARDGESIREHARRVGMPGEEFYKVATTVVVRADPAQQAAAAE; the protein is encoded by the coding sequence ATGGAACTCTACGTCATTCGTCGCCCGAGTGCCTGGGCAAACCTGAGCGAGCTGGAAGCTGCCGGCGCCAAGTCGGCCCGGATCGGCAACGAGCAGATGTCCGACCGCGTCCGCTGGATCCGCAGCTACGTGGTCCATGAGGCCGACGGCCGCATCGGCACCTTCTGCATCTACGAGGCGCGCGACGGCGAGTCCATCCGCGAGCATGCGCGGCGCGTCGGCATGCCCGGCGAGGAATTCTACAAGGTCGCCACCACCGTCGTCGTGCGCGCCGATCCCGCACAACAGGCGGCCGCCGCGGAATAA
- a CDS encoding winged helix-turn-helix domain-containing protein, translating into MTLRFGPFELDEASRALMCARKEVPLQPRVFDLLVYLTRNHDRVVTKDELLDAVWAHVTVTDNSLQRGVSMLRTVLRNGGMDSAIRNVAGKGYRFCIDGGAEPQAAETADDDAPDLRTRAQRAAAAQAWEEAAAIFAKADATGLLDGNDLHQWALALQCTGKADAAMPLLARALAAHTNAGNVPPAVIDTVTLSGLYFERGQAAIAKGWLARAEDWAAEIDDPATNALILWMKSKVAAFDGEPEFALSLADEAYSAVRHKDAVSIEALSLVYRGFYRLCLGDTRAGLADQDHAATLALSSNRLDPVMGGILYCNILWASRMFGDWARADQWTLGYQKFCSESGMELTGSCQLHRSEVLGVRGSLGEALTRIQDSLARLTSDAPWSIGDANRVLGDIQSAIGNDDAALEAYDKAYSLGWCPEPGRAMLLLERGEAEAAHASLERSLIGKSWWTLQRRGILFAHLGLVAAHTGRREQALELIDELSGSADRWPMPSIRALTNEAQSVLAHTKGDYEAALRHLHLARQLWSSIEGRVHVVRLRLRIAKLQLERDDIRGASAELHAAQLITHDLGSHKLEANCAELQREIAMRESGRAA; encoded by the coding sequence ATGACCCTCAGGTTTGGACCCTTCGAGCTCGATGAGGCGAGCCGCGCTCTAATGTGCGCGCGGAAGGAAGTCCCCTTGCAGCCCCGCGTGTTCGATCTGCTGGTCTATCTGACGCGCAACCACGATCGGGTCGTCACCAAGGATGAGCTGCTCGACGCCGTCTGGGCTCATGTGACCGTCACGGACAATTCGCTGCAGCGCGGCGTGAGCATGCTTCGCACCGTGCTCCGCAACGGCGGCATGGACAGCGCTATCCGGAATGTGGCGGGCAAGGGATATCGCTTTTGCATCGACGGCGGAGCGGAGCCGCAAGCGGCTGAGACGGCAGACGATGACGCGCCCGATCTGCGGACGCGCGCGCAACGTGCGGCCGCCGCGCAGGCATGGGAGGAGGCCGCAGCGATATTCGCGAAGGCCGACGCCACCGGTCTGCTCGATGGCAACGATTTGCATCAATGGGCCCTCGCCCTCCAATGCACCGGCAAGGCCGATGCCGCCATGCCCCTTCTGGCTCGCGCGCTCGCTGCGCATACCAACGCCGGCAATGTGCCGCCGGCCGTCATCGACACGGTCACGCTGTCGGGCCTGTACTTTGAGCGCGGCCAGGCGGCGATCGCCAAGGGCTGGCTGGCACGCGCCGAGGATTGGGCCGCCGAGATCGACGATCCCGCGACGAACGCGCTGATCCTCTGGATGAAGTCCAAGGTCGCCGCGTTCGACGGCGAGCCGGAGTTCGCGCTGTCGCTCGCGGACGAGGCCTACAGCGCGGTCCGGCACAAGGATGCCGTCAGCATCGAGGCGCTGAGCCTCGTCTACCGCGGCTTCTACCGGCTGTGCCTCGGCGATACGCGCGCAGGACTGGCCGATCAGGACCACGCCGCAACCCTCGCACTCTCCAGCAACCGGCTCGATCCGGTCATGGGAGGCATCCTCTACTGCAACATCCTGTGGGCCTCGCGGATGTTCGGGGACTGGGCACGCGCCGACCAGTGGACGCTGGGCTATCAAAAGTTCTGCTCGGAAAGCGGCATGGAGCTGACCGGCTCGTGCCAGCTGCACCGTTCAGAGGTCCTCGGCGTCAGGGGCTCGCTCGGCGAAGCCTTGACTCGTATCCAGGACTCGCTTGCGCGCCTTACCAGCGATGCGCCCTGGTCGATCGGCGATGCCAACCGTGTGCTTGGCGATATTCAATCCGCCATCGGCAATGATGACGCCGCACTCGAAGCCTATGACAAGGCCTACTCTCTCGGCTGGTGCCCCGAACCCGGCCGCGCGATGCTGCTCTTGGAACGCGGTGAAGCGGAAGCCGCCCATGCCAGCCTCGAACGCAGCCTGATCGGCAAGAGCTGGTGGACGCTGCAGCGGCGAGGAATCTTGTTTGCGCATCTGGGGCTGGTTGCCGCCCATACCGGCCGGCGCGAGCAGGCGCTGGAATTGATCGACGAACTGTCCGGAAGTGCCGACCGGTGGCCGATGCCATCGATCCGGGCGCTGACCAACGAAGCGCAGTCGGTGCTGGCGCACACCAAAGGCGACTACGAAGCCGCGCTGCGTCACCTGCATCTCGCCCGCCAACTCTGGTCGAGCATCGAGGGACGCGTGCACGTCGTGCGGCTGCGGCTCCGGATCGCAAAGCTCCAGCTGGAACGCGATGACATCAGGGGCGCATCAGCGGAGCTTCACGCCGCCCAGCTCATCACCCACGATCTGGGCTCCCACAAGCTCGAGGCCAACTGTGCAGAGCTGCAACGCGAGATCGCCATGCGGGAGTCCGGGCGCGCCGCCTAG
- a CDS encoding phosphoribosylanthranilate isomerase: MLTQIYEVATPAEAEAISAIGVDHVGVLVGDGTFPRELSVQNASAVMKMIRAPSLLSALFLSADVALIERMAGELDPPIVHLGASSELLLPDHVVKLRKSLPRSKFMRSVPVTGPEAVGVAQAYDGIVDWILLDSHRAGDVQIGAQGVTHDWSVSRRIVESVRTPVILAGGLGPDNVKEAIRSVRPAGVDSKTRTDREGTHSKDLGKVEAFYRAAMSG, from the coding sequence ATGCTGACGCAAATTTACGAAGTTGCGACACCCGCGGAAGCCGAGGCGATTTCGGCAATCGGCGTGGATCATGTCGGCGTGCTCGTCGGCGATGGCACCTTCCCTCGGGAGCTTTCGGTTCAGAACGCGTCAGCCGTTATGAAGATGATCCGGGCACCGTCACTACTTTCGGCCCTGTTCCTCTCAGCGGATGTCGCTCTTATCGAACGGATGGCAGGGGAGCTTGATCCACCCATCGTCCATCTTGGCGCATCAAGCGAGTTGCTTCTGCCTGATCATGTCGTGAAGCTGCGAAAGTCTCTGCCAAGGAGCAAATTCATGCGCAGCGTACCTGTCACGGGACCCGAGGCAGTAGGTGTGGCGCAAGCTTATGATGGAATTGTAGACTGGATCCTGCTTGACAGTCATCGCGCAGGCGATGTGCAAATCGGCGCGCAGGGCGTAACGCATGATTGGAGCGTCAGTCGAAGGATCGTCGAGAGTGTTCGTACCCCAGTCATACTTGCTGGTGGCCTCGGACCAGACAATGTCAAAGAAGCTATTCGGTCGGTGCGACCTGCCGGTGTTGATTCGAAAACAAGAACCGATCGAGAGGGCACCCACTCAAAGGATTTGGGAAAGGTGGAAGCCTTCTATCGCGCGGCGATGAGTGGTTAG
- the metW gene encoding methionine biosynthesis protein MetW, which yields MALQDQTLPLPGIVPDRTGSDRTDHLLVAGMVERGSRVLDVGCGDGELLQLLESRGIDGRGIELSREGVNRCVAKGLAVVQGDADTDLVNYPDDAFDYVILSQTLQATRQPRVVLENLLRIGRRAIVSFPNFGFWKMRLQLLIGGHMPRTENLPATWYDTANIHFCTIKDFVELCDEINVKMERSVALDLYGRPVPLNLPWWVWNMFGEQGVFLLSRGGKK from the coding sequence ATGGCGCTTCAGGACCAGACCCTGCCATTGCCGGGCATCGTGCCCGACCGCACCGGCAGCGATCGCACCGATCACCTCCTGGTCGCAGGCATGGTCGAGCGAGGCTCGCGCGTGCTCGACGTCGGCTGCGGTGATGGCGAATTGCTGCAGCTATTGGAGAGCCGCGGCATTGACGGCCGCGGCATCGAGCTGTCGCGCGAGGGCGTCAACCGCTGCGTCGCCAAGGGGCTTGCGGTGGTGCAGGGCGACGCCGACACCGACCTCGTCAACTATCCCGACGACGCATTCGACTACGTGATCCTGTCGCAGACGCTGCAGGCGACGCGCCAGCCGCGCGTGGTATTGGAAAATCTGCTCCGCATCGGCCGCCGCGCCATCGTGTCGTTCCCGAATTTCGGCTTCTGGAAGATGCGGCTGCAACTCCTGATCGGCGGCCACATGCCGCGCACGGAGAATCTACCGGCGACCTGGTACGACACCGCCAACATCCATTTCTGCACCATCAAGGATTTCGTCGAGCTCTGCGACGAGATCAACGTCAAGATGGAGCGTTCCGTCGCGCTCGATCTCTACGGCCGCCCGGTGCCGCTGAACCTGCCCTGGTGGGTCTGGAACATGTTCGGCGAGCAGGGCGTGTTTCTGCTCAGCAGGGGCGGGAAGAAGTAG
- a CDS encoding homoserine O-acetyltransferase encodes MVDIASITSPIPSPGISADERSHEADHPHSLVAQFGADQPLRLDCGVDLAPFQIAYQTYGELNADRSNAILVCHALTGDQHVFNVHPLTGKAGWWDIMIGPGRPLDTDKYFIICSNVIGGCMGSTGPASTNPATGKLWGLDFPVITIPDMVRAQAMLLDRLGIDTLLCVIGGSMGGMQVLQWTAAYPQRVFSAMPVACATRHSAQNIAFHELGRQAVMADPDWHHGRYFERSTQPHRGLAVARMAGHITYLSDAALHRKFGRRMQDRELPTFSFDADFQVESYLRYQGSSFVERFDANSYLYLTRAMDYFDIAADHDGVLAKAFAGIKTRFCVVSFTSDWLFPTSESRALVHALNASSARVSFAEIKTDRGHDAFLLDVPEFFDISRAFLESAGKARGLKGKAFSSEVVTGSREESASKKVSG; translated from the coding sequence ATGGTTGACATCGCGTCGATAACGAGCCCGATACCGAGCCCCGGGATCAGTGCCGATGAGCGGTCGCACGAGGCGGATCATCCGCACTCGCTGGTCGCGCAGTTCGGTGCCGACCAGCCGCTGCGGCTTGATTGCGGCGTCGATCTCGCCCCGTTCCAGATCGCCTACCAGACCTATGGCGAGCTCAACGCCGATCGCTCCAACGCGATTCTCGTCTGCCATGCGCTGACCGGCGACCAGCATGTCTTCAACGTGCACCCCCTGACCGGCAAGGCCGGCTGGTGGGACATCATGATCGGCCCCGGCCGCCCGCTCGATACCGACAAATACTTCATCATTTGTTCGAACGTGATCGGCGGTTGCATGGGCTCGACCGGTCCGGCCTCGACCAATCCGGCCACCGGCAAGCTCTGGGGCCTGGATTTTCCTGTCATCACCATCCCCGACATGGTCCGCGCGCAGGCCATGCTGCTCGACCGCCTGGGCATCGACACGCTGCTGTGCGTGATCGGCGGCTCCATGGGTGGCATGCAGGTGCTGCAATGGACGGCCGCCTATCCGCAGCGCGTGTTTTCGGCGATGCCGGTTGCCTGCGCCACGCGCCATTCCGCGCAAAACATTGCGTTCCACGAGCTCGGCCGGCAGGCCGTGATGGCCGATCCGGACTGGCATCACGGGCGCTATTTCGAACGCAGCACCCAGCCGCATCGCGGGCTCGCGGTGGCGCGGATGGCCGGGCATATCACCTATCTCTCCGACGCCGCGCTGCATCGCAAGTTCGGGCGGCGGATGCAGGATCGCGAGCTGCCGACCTTCTCGTTCGACGCCGATTTCCAGGTCGAGAGCTATCTGCGCTATCAGGGCTCGTCCTTCGTCGAGCGGTTCGATGCCAACTCCTATCTCTATCTGACCCGCGCAATGGACTATTTTGACATCGCCGCCGATCATGACGGCGTGCTGGCAAAGGCTTTTGCCGGCATCAAGACGCGGTTCTGCGTGGTGTCGTTCACCTCGGACTGGCTGTTCCCAACCTCGGAGTCGCGCGCGCTCGTGCACGCGCTGAATGCGTCGAGCGCGCGGGTGTCGTTTGCCGAGATCAAGACCGATCGTGGGCACGACGCCTTCCTGCTCGACGTGCCGGAATTCTTCGACATCTCGCGCGCCTTCCTGGAATCGGCCGGCAAGGCGCGCGGCCTGAAAGGCAAAGCGTTTTCAAGCGAAGTGGTTACCGGTTCGCGTGAAGAAAGCGCGTCAAAGAAAGTAAGTGGCTGA
- a CDS encoding chorismate mutase yields the protein MSQRPPAPPSLQELRKEIDAIDEQMHRLLMQRGDIIDRLIQAKQTQEVGSAFRPAREADMMRRIVERHRGILPLDTVESIWRVIISTFTYVQAPFSVHTDVSVSEPAMRDSARFHFGFTVPYVAHFNAQAAVEAVAKSRGDLALVSATSSRAPWWLALETDGAPKIIARLPFVERADHPAALPVFVVSRVADSAMVTEVETWSVRVSGWNAEIARALSPLADVVAVPDTAFDGAALLISVTVAATSLDKIKAALIAAGASVRSTALVGSHATRYTVPPTGAKS from the coding sequence ATGTCCCAACGTCCACCCGCGCCACCGTCGCTCCAGGAACTGCGCAAGGAAATCGATGCGATCGACGAGCAGATGCACCGCCTGCTGATGCAGCGCGGCGACATCATCGATCGCCTGATCCAGGCAAAGCAGACGCAGGAGGTCGGCTCGGCGTTCCGGCCCGCGCGCGAGGCCGACATGATGCGGCGCATTGTCGAGCGTCATCGCGGCATCCTGCCGCTCGACACCGTCGAGAGCATCTGGCGCGTCATCATCTCGACCTTCACGTACGTCCAAGCGCCGTTCTCGGTGCACACCGACGTCTCCGTCAGCGAGCCGGCGATGCGCGATTCCGCGCGCTTCCATTTCGGTTTCACCGTGCCCTATGTCGCGCATTTCAATGCGCAGGCCGCGGTCGAGGCGGTCGCGAAATCCAGGGGCGACCTCGCGCTGGTCTCGGCGACCTCGAGCCGCGCGCCGTGGTGGCTGGCGCTGGAAACGGATGGTGCGCCAAAAATCATCGCGCGGCTGCCCTTCGTCGAGCGTGCCGACCATCCGGCCGCGTTGCCCGTATTCGTGGTCTCGCGCGTCGCCGACAGCGCCATGGTGACGGAGGTCGAGACCTGGAGTGTGCGCGTCTCCGGGTGGAATGCCGAGATCGCCCGCGCGCTGTCGCCGCTCGCCGATGTCGTCGCGGTGCCCGATACCGCCTTCGACGGGGCCGCGCTGCTGATCTCGGTCACCGTTGCGGCCACCAGCCTCGACAAGATCAAGGCTGCCCTGATCGCAGCGGGGGCCTCGGTGCGCTCGACGGCCCTCGTCGGCAGCCACGCAACGCGCTATACGGTGCCCCCGACCGGGGCGAAATCGTAA
- the hisC gene encoding histidinol-phosphate transaminase — MSRPVPNPGILDIAPYTPGKSPVPEPGRKVFKLSANETPFGPSPKAIEAFKHVAEHLEDYPEGTSRVLRQAIGRAFGLDPDRIICGAGSDEILNLLAHTYLSQGDEAISTAHGFLVYPIATMANGARNVVVAESNFTADVDGILKAVTPRTKLVWLANPNNPTGTYLPFDEVKRLRAGLPSHVLLVLDAAYSDYVSRNDYEMGIELVATTENTVVTHTFSKIHGLAALRIGWMFGPAHIIDAVNRIRGPFNVSTPAMYAAVAAIEDAAHLQMSKQFTETWRNWLTEEIGKLGLEVTPSVANFVLIHFPEKGKTSDEADAYLTKRGLVLRGLKNYGLPHCLRMTIGTEEANRLVVGALRDFMATK; from the coding sequence ATGTCCCGCCCCGTGCCGAATCCCGGCATTCTCGATATTGCGCCCTACACGCCCGGCAAGAGCCCGGTGCCGGAGCCGGGCCGCAAGGTGTTCAAGCTGTCGGCCAACGAGACGCCGTTCGGGCCCTCGCCCAAGGCGATCGAGGCCTTCAAGCACGTGGCTGAACATCTGGAGGACTATCCGGAGGGCACCTCGCGCGTGCTGCGCCAGGCGATCGGCCGCGCCTTCGGGCTCGATCCGGACCGCATCATCTGCGGCGCCGGCTCCGACGAGATCCTCAATCTGCTCGCGCACACCTATCTGAGCCAGGGCGACGAGGCGATCTCGACCGCGCATGGCTTCCTGGTCTACCCGATCGCGACGATGGCGAACGGCGCCAGGAACGTCGTGGTGGCCGAGAGCAACTTTACCGCCGATGTCGATGGCATCCTGAAGGCGGTGACGCCGCGCACAAAACTGGTCTGGCTCGCCAACCCCAACAACCCGACCGGCACCTATCTGCCGTTCGACGAGGTCAAGCGCCTGCGCGCCGGCCTTCCGTCCCACGTGCTGCTGGTGCTCGACGCCGCCTATTCCGATTACGTCTCGCGTAACGATTACGAGATGGGGATCGAGTTGGTCGCGACCACCGAGAATACCGTGGTGACGCACACCTTCTCGAAAATCCACGGCCTCGCTGCGCTGCGCATCGGCTGGATGTTTGGCCCTGCGCACATCATCGATGCCGTCAACCGCATCCGCGGTCCGTTCAACGTCTCGACGCCGGCGATGTATGCCGCGGTCGCCGCGATCGAGGACGCCGCGCATCTGCAGATGTCGAAGCAGTTCACCGAGACCTGGCGCAACTGGCTGACCGAGGAGATCGGCAAGCTCGGGCTCGAGGTGACGCCGAGCGTCGCGAATTTCGTGCTGATCCATTTCCCCGAGAAGGGCAAGACCTCTGATGAGGCCGACGCTTACCTCACCAAGCGCGGCTTGGTGCTGCGCGGCTTGAAGAATTACGGCCTGCCGCATTGCCTGCGCATGACCATCGGCACCGAGGAGGCCAACCGCCTCGTGGTCGGAGCCTTGCGCGACTTCATGGCAACGAAATGA
- a CDS encoding prephenate/arogenate dehydrogenase family protein: MSVAPHFQRIALVGFGLIGGSIARAAKLQGLAGEIVTTARSEKTRARVAELGIVDHVVATNVEAVKDADLVILCIPVGACGPVAQEIAAYLKPGAIISDVGSVKGAVVRDMAPHLPPGIHFVPAHPVAGTEHSGPDSGFPELFINRWCILTPPEGTDHAAVDRLRAFWAALGAKVEIMTPDHHDLVLAITSHLPHLIAYTIVGTADELAQVTESEVIKFSAGGFRDFTRIAASDPTMWRDVFLANKEAVLEMLGTFTEDLAKLTRAIRRGDGEALFDHFTRTRAIRRGIVEIGQDSAAPDFGRPHPSLTKQ; this comes from the coding sequence ATGAGCGTCGCGCCGCACTTCCAGCGGATCGCGCTGGTCGGCTTCGGCCTGATCGGCGGCTCGATCGCGCGCGCCGCGAAGCTGCAGGGCCTCGCCGGCGAGATCGTCACCACCGCGCGCTCCGAGAAGACCCGCGCACGCGTGGCCGAGCTCGGCATCGTCGATCATGTGGTCGCGACCAATGTCGAGGCCGTGAAAGACGCCGATCTCGTCATCCTCTGCATTCCCGTCGGCGCCTGCGGACCGGTGGCGCAGGAGATCGCGGCTTACTTGAAGCCCGGCGCGATCATCTCCGACGTCGGTTCGGTCAAGGGCGCCGTGGTCAGGGACATGGCGCCGCATCTGCCGCCCGGGATTCATTTCGTGCCTGCGCATCCGGTCGCCGGCACCGAGCATTCGGGGCCTGACTCAGGCTTTCCCGAGCTCTTCATCAACCGCTGGTGCATCCTGACGCCGCCGGAGGGTACCGATCATGCCGCCGTCGACCGGCTGCGTGCGTTCTGGGCCGCGCTCGGCGCCAAGGTCGAGATCATGACGCCGGACCATCATGATCTGGTTCTGGCGATCACCAGCCATCTGCCGCATCTGATCGCCTACACCATCGTCGGCACCGCCGACGAGCTGGCGCAGGTGACGGAGTCAGAGGTGATCAAGTTCTCCGCCGGCGGTTTTCGCGACTTCACGCGTATCGCGGCGTCGGATCCGACGATGTGGCGCGACGTGTTCCTCGCCAACAAGGAAGCCGTGCTGGAAATGCTCGGCACCTTCACCGAGGACCTCGCCAAGCTGACCCGCGCGATCCGCCGCGGCGATGGCGAAGCGCTGTTCGACCACTTCACCCGCACCCGCGCCATCCGCCGCGGCATCGTCGAGATCGGCCAGGATTCCGCCGCGCCCGACTTCGGCCGGCCGCATCCGTCGCTGACGAAGCAATAA
- a CDS encoding DUF2125 domain-containing protein — protein sequence MSDMTVSAGRRPRWGLFLPPILLLLLAAAWSGFWFYAASRAETAADAWRAQEAKSGRIYDCAKRSIAGFPFRFEVQCSGASVALVSQTASKTPFTAKLDNILVVGQIYDPKLVIAEFTAPATLTDGVTQTTFVVNWSKARSSVVGLPAIPDRASIVFDDPTINRLDGSVQVPLARAKSVELHGRLAEGSPSDHPVIETVMQIAQGSIQGVHPIFAEPFQADVRAKVTGLNDFAPKPWPQRFRELQAAGGHVEIVQSRIQQGEMIAVAAGTLGLSPNGRLDGELQMTVTGLERVIPALGIDKMLEEGVPQATLDRVAPGVKSQDLNSLFGALDRAVPGLGKVIKQNANAGVAAGINSIGTESVLEGKKARSFPLKFVDGAVVLGAIKVGQIPPLY from the coding sequence ATGTCCGATATGACCGTTTCCGCAGGCCGGCGCCCCCGTTGGGGCCTTTTCCTTCCGCCCATTCTCCTCCTGCTCCTGGCCGCCGCCTGGAGCGGCTTTTGGTTCTATGCCGCGTCCCGGGCCGAGACCGCCGCCGACGCCTGGCGCGCGCAGGAGGCCAAATCCGGGCGCATCTATGATTGCGCCAAACGCTCGATCGCGGGCTTCCCCTTCCGCTTCGAGGTGCAGTGCTCCGGCGCCAGCGTCGCGCTGGTATCGCAGACCGCGAGCAAGACGCCGTTCACGGCAAAACTCGACAACATCCTGGTGGTCGGCCAGATCTATGATCCCAAACTCGTGATCGCCGAATTCACCGCGCCTGCGACGCTGACCGACGGCGTGACGCAGACGACGTTCGTCGTGAACTGGAGCAAGGCGCGCAGCAGCGTGGTTGGCCTGCCGGCCATTCCGGATCGTGCCTCGATCGTGTTCGACGATCCCACGATCAACCGTCTGGACGGATCGGTGCAGGTGCCGCTGGCGCGCGCAAAATCGGTCGAGCTGCACGGGCGTCTCGCCGAAGGATCGCCGTCAGATCATCCCGTCATCGAGACCGTGATGCAGATCGCGCAGGGCTCGATCCAGGGCGTGCATCCGATTTTTGCAGAGCCGTTCCAGGCCGACGTGCGCGCGAAGGTCACCGGCCTCAACGATTTTGCGCCAAAACCCTGGCCGCAGCGGTTTCGCGAGCTCCAGGCCGCCGGCGGTCATGTCGAGATCGTGCAGTCGCGGATCCAGCAGGGCGAGATGATCGCGGTCGCCGCCGGCACACTCGGCCTGTCGCCGAATGGCCGCCTCGACGGCGAGTTGCAGATGACGGTCACCGGCCTCGAGCGCGTCATCCCGGCGCTCGGCATCGACAAGATGCTGGAGGAGGGCGTGCCGCAGGCCACGCTCGACCGCGTCGCGCCCGGGGTGAAGTCGCAGGACCTCAACAGTCTCTTCGGCGCGCTCGACCGCGCCGTTCCCGGTCTCGGCAAGGTCATCAAGCAGAACGCCAATGCCGGCGTTGCCGCCGGCATCAATTCGATCGGCACCGAGAGCGTGCTCGAAGGCAAGAAGGCCCGCAGCTTCCCGCTGAAGTTCGTCGACGGCGCGGTGGTGCTGGGCGCGATCAAGGTCGGACAGATCCCGCCGTTGTATTAG